In one Sphingomonas hankookensis genomic region, the following are encoded:
- a CDS encoding aldo/keto reductase has product MTDLPLNDGRTIPALGFGTYKVPAEDSSRLSREAIDAGYRLIDTAAFYGNEAGVGEATASSDVFVTTKLWRDAMGYDNALKAFDASAAKLPRIDLFLIHWPMPSENRYVDTWKALVRLREEGRVASIGVSNFSPDHLDRIVDATGVVPALNQIELHPTFQQRAARAAHERLGIVTQSWSPLGQGTLLADPTITAIAQEAGATPAQVILAWHIQAGLGVIPKASSRARIEENLAAQAVRLTPEQVAKLDAMDREDGRLGPNPDTL; this is encoded by the coding sequence ATGACCGACCTCCCCCTCAACGACGGCCGCACCATCCCCGCGCTCGGCTTCGGCACCTACAAGGTCCCCGCAGAAGACTCTTCCCGCCTGTCGCGTGAAGCGATCGATGCCGGCTATCGCTTGATCGACACCGCCGCCTTCTACGGCAACGAAGCCGGCGTCGGCGAAGCGACCGCGAGCAGCGACGTCTTCGTCACCACCAAATTGTGGCGCGACGCCATGGGCTATGACAACGCCCTGAAAGCGTTCGACGCGAGCGCCGCGAAGCTGCCGCGGATCGACCTGTTCCTGATCCACTGGCCGATGCCGTCCGAGAACCGCTATGTCGACACGTGGAAGGCGCTGGTGCGGTTGCGAGAAGAGGGACGCGTGGCGTCGATCGGCGTATCGAACTTTTCGCCCGACCATCTCGACCGGATCGTCGATGCGACCGGCGTGGTACCCGCGCTCAATCAGATCGAACTGCATCCGACCTTCCAGCAACGCGCCGCGCGAGCCGCGCACGAACGGCTGGGCATCGTCACGCAAAGCTGGTCGCCGTTGGGGCAGGGCACGCTGCTGGCCGACCCGACCATCACCGCGATTGCACAGGAGGCGGGCGCGACCCCGGCGCAGGTTATCCTCGCGTGGCATATCCAGGCCGGGCTGGGCGTGATCCCGAAGGCATCGTCGCGGGCGCGGATCGAGGAGAATTTAGCGGCGCAGGCGGTGCGGTTGACGCCGGAGCAGGTGGCGAAGCTGGACGCGATGGATCGCGAAGACGGGCGGTTGGGGCCGAACCCCGACACGCTCTAA